A window from Anoplolepis gracilipes chromosome 15, ASM4749672v1, whole genome shotgun sequence encodes these proteins:
- the Top1 gene encoding DNA topoisomerase I, mitochondrial isoform X1 has protein sequence MELEQATPQMNADLEKKVKESGGGGGGGGGGGGGGDVVSGNHSDHINGMSNGFNKKREHKSEHRDRERSHKSDHKDKDRSKEKEKNHKSEHRDKDKDKDRHRHSSSSVKDKEKHDSSGTKDKDKDKKSSSSKDKDKEHKSSSSLSNKDKDKSKDHHHKSSSSSKNKDRHHNSSKDKDSKSKDKDKYRHNSSLNSSSRDKDKDRNFSKDKERDSKKHSSERDKDRHSTSHSSGDKEKHRSSEKDKDKHRESSSSSKDKQHRHEKDKDRHRHEKDKSKHRDEKEKRDKDKEEIKIKEETDVKLNHATNERFHYNLEVKPEIKEEPLTLELEDDDDSGGERPLYIKEEDDDEEVVKEDASMDSTDGNDTRLSDLHNTTLKTEEDSEEDKPLSSRSKVSPSVKRKIESDEDEDVPLSARKKSKKVTSSKTKKKKRKHDGDNDDSEAESEEKSKKKYAKAKGESTSPRKKKQEEEQEVWKWWEEEKKSDGTKWHFLEHKGPVFAPPYEPLPPTVKFYYNGKEMKLSQDTEEVATFYARMLDHDYTTKDAFNNNFFHDWREVMTESERAKITDLFKCNFKEMHTYFLQKSEERKAMTKEEKQKIKEKNEEIQKEYGFCTIDGHKEKIGNFKIEPPGLFRGRGEHPKMGKLKKRVIPEDVLINCSKDSNIPKPPTGHKWKEVRHDPNVTWLASWTENIQGQVKYVMLNPSSKLKGEKDWQKYETARKLAQSIDKIRAEYREDWKSKEMRIRQRAVALYFIDKLALRAGNEKDEDQADTVGCCSLRVEHIQLHEQKDGKEYVVVFDFLGKDSIRYYNEVPVEKRVFKNLQLFMENKSPGDDLFDRLNTTVMNKHLNELMEGLTAKVFRTYNASWTLQQQLDKLTDPNDTEAEKILSYNRANRAVAILCNHQRSVPKTHAKSMENLKAKIDAKKEAIAECELQVKDAKRDAKHGSVKEKVTYEKKKKQLERLKEQLTKLEVQATDREENKEIALGTSKLNYLDPRISVAWCKKHNVPIEKIYNKTQRDKFRWAIDMAGPDYVF, from the exons ATGGAGCTCGAGCAGGCGACGCCGCAGATGAACGCGGACTTG GAGAAAAAGGTCAAGGagagcggcggcggcggcggtggcggcggcggcggcggcggcggcggcgatgTTGTCTCCGGGAATCATAGCG atCATATCAATGGCATGTCCAATGGTttcaataaaaagagagagcacAAGTCCGAGCATAGAGACAGAGAACGGTCTCACAAATCGGATCACAAAGACAAGGATAGGAgcaaggagaaagagaagaatcaCAAGAGCGAACACAGAGATAAGGATAAGGACAAGGACAGGCATAGACATAGTTCCAGTTCTGTAAAGGACAAGGAGAAACATGATAGCAGCGGTACGAAGGATAAagacaaagataaaaaaagctcTTCTAGTAAGGATAAAGATAAGGAGCATAAGAGTAGCAGCAGTTTGTCCAACAAAGATAAAGACAAAAGCAAGGATCATCATCACAAATCAAGTTCAAGCTCTAAGAACAAAGAcag ACATCACAACAGTTCTAAGGACAAGGATTCAAAGAgcaaagataaagataagtaCAGACATAATAGTTCCTTAAATTCTAGTTCGCGTGACAAAGACAAGGATCGAAATTTCTCGAAGGACAAGGAGAGAGATAGCAAAAAGCATTCATCCGAGAGAGACAAAGATAGACATTCCACTTCTCATTCTTCGGGCGATAAAGAGAAACATCGTTCGTCGGAGAAGGACAAAGACAAGCATAGAGAAAGCTCGTCCAGCAGCAAGGATAAGCAGCATCGTcatgaaaaagataaagatcGCCACCGACACGAAAAGGACAAAT CTAAACATCGTgacgaaaaggaaaaaagggaCAAGGATaaggaagaaattaaaataaaggaaGAAACGGATGTGAAGCTGAATCATGCAACCAACGAAAGGTTTCATTATAACCTGGAAGTCAAGCCAGAGATAAAAGAA gaACCTTTGACGCTAGAACTGGAAGATGATGACGACAGCGGTGGTGAGCGGCCGCTCTATATCAAAGAGGAGGACGATGACGAGGAAGTCGTTAAAGAAGACGCTAGTATGGACTCGACGGATGGAAACGATACCAGACTATCGGATCTTCACAACACGACTTTAAAGACAGAAGAGGATTCGGAAGAAGATAAACCATta TCCTCGCGGTCGAAAGTGTCGCCGAGTGTAAAGAGGAAGATAGAGTCGGACGAAGATGAAGATGTACCACTGTCGGCGCGTAAGAAATCTAAAAAAGTGACTAGCTCCAAGACCAAGAAGAAGAAACGAAAACACGACGGGGACAACGACGATTCTGAAGCAGAGTCCGAAGAG AAgtcgaagaaaaaatatgcaaaggCAAAAGGAGAAAGCACGAGTCCAAGAAAAAAGAAGCAGGAAGAGGAGCAAGAAGTTTGGAAatg GTGGGAAGAGGAGAAGAAAAGCGACGGTACAAAATGGCATTTCTTGGAGCACAAAGGACCAGTGTTTGCGCCACCCTATGAACCATTGCCACCCACTGTAAAGTTCTATTACAATGGCAAGGAGATGAAGCTGAGTCAAGATACGGAGGAGGTTGCAACTTTTTATGCACGCATGCTGGATCATGACTACACGACCAAGGATGcgttcaataataatttctttcatgATTGGCGGGAGGTGATGACTGAATCGGAACGCGCCAAGATTACCGATCTATTCAAGTGTAACTTTAAAGAGATGCACACATACTTCTTGCAAAAGAGCGAGGAACGCAAGGCCATGACGAAAGAGGAGAAGCAGaagattaaagaaaagaatgagGAAATTCAGAAGGAATACGGCTTCTGCACCATCGACGGTCACAAGGAGAAGATCGGTAATTTCAAGATTGAGCCGCCTGGCTTGTTCAGAGGTCGCGGCGAGCATCCTAAGATGGGCAAGTTAAAGAAGCGTGTAATACCAGAGGATGTGCTTATCAATTGTTCGAAAGACTCAAATATACCAAAACCGCCAACCGGCCACAAGTGGAAAGAGGTGCGACACGATCCCAACGTTACATGGCTCGCGTCTTGGACGGAGAATATTCAGGgtcaagtaaaatatgtgatGCTAAATCCGTCCAGCAAACTCAAGGGCGAAAAGGACTGGCAAAAGTACGAGACCGCGCGGAAATTGGCACAGTCGATCGACAAGATTCGTGCAGAGTATCGGGAGGATTGGAAGAGCAAAGAGATGCGTATTAGGCAGCGTGCTGTCGCCCTGTATTTTATCGACAAGCTGGCGCTCAGAGCCGGTAACGAAAAGGATGAAGATCAGGCGGATACCGTAGGTTGTTGCTCGTTGCGAGTAGAGCACATTCAGTTGCATGAGCAGAAGGACGGCAAGGAATACGTCGTTGTGTTTGATTTCTTAG GTAAAGATTCTATACGATATTACAACGAAGTGCCGGTGGAAAAGCGCGTCTTTAAGAACTTGCAACTCTTTATGGAGAATAAATCACCAGGAGATGATCTGTTCGATCGTCTCAATACTACTGTGATGAACAAACACTTGAACGAGTTAATGGAAGGTCTCACCGCCAAAGTGTTCAGAACTTACAACGCGTCATGGACGTTGCAGCAGCAACTTGATAAACTGACTGATCCGAACGACACGGAGGCGGAAAAGATTCTTTCGTACAATCGAGCTAATCGCGCGGTCGCTATATTATGTAATCATCAGCGTTCCGTGCCAAAAACGCACGCGAAATCCATGGAAAACCTCAAGGCTAAAATTGATGCGAAGAAAGAAGCGATAGCCGAGTGTGAGTTGCAAGTGAAGGACGCCAAACGGGATGCTAAACACGGCTCAGTGAAGGAGAAAGT AACAtatgaaaagaagaaaaaacaatTGGAAAGATTGAAGGAACAATTGACAAAGTTGGAAGTCCAGGCAACAGACCGAGAAGAAAACAAAGAGATCGCGTTAGGGACTTCTAAGCTGAACTATCTTGATCCAAGAATTTCCGTTGCATG GTGTAAGAAACATAATGTACCTATCGAGAAGATTTACAACAAGACTCAGA
- the Top1 gene encoding DNA topoisomerase 1 isoform X2 — translation MRSSIKNMIYFFMKCNIGSSYSYSYSYSYKTRKYQALVRWEEEKKSDGTKWHFLEHKGPVFAPPYEPLPPTVKFYYNGKEMKLSQDTEEVATFYARMLDHDYTTKDAFNNNFFHDWREVMTESERAKITDLFKCNFKEMHTYFLQKSEERKAMTKEEKQKIKEKNEEIQKEYGFCTIDGHKEKIGNFKIEPPGLFRGRGEHPKMGKLKKRVIPEDVLINCSKDSNIPKPPTGHKWKEVRHDPNVTWLASWTENIQGQVKYVMLNPSSKLKGEKDWQKYETARKLAQSIDKIRAEYREDWKSKEMRIRQRAVALYFIDKLALRAGNEKDEDQADTVGCCSLRVEHIQLHEQKDGKEYVVVFDFLGKDSIRYYNEVPVEKRVFKNLQLFMENKSPGDDLFDRLNTTVMNKHLNELMEGLTAKVFRTYNASWTLQQQLDKLTDPNDTEAEKILSYNRANRAVAILCNHQRSVPKTHAKSMENLKAKIDAKKEAIAECELQVKDAKRDAKHGSVKEKVTYEKKKKQLERLKEQLTKLEVQATDREENKEIALGTSKLNYLDPRISVAWCKKHNVPIEKIYNKTQRDKFRWAIDMAGPDYVF, via the exons ATGAGGAgctctataaaaaatatgatttatttttttatgaaatgcaACATCGGAAGCAGCTATAGTTATAGCTATAGTTATAGCTACAAGACAAGAAAATATCAAGCACTTGTAAG GTGGGAAGAGGAGAAGAAAAGCGACGGTACAAAATGGCATTTCTTGGAGCACAAAGGACCAGTGTTTGCGCCACCCTATGAACCATTGCCACCCACTGTAAAGTTCTATTACAATGGCAAGGAGATGAAGCTGAGTCAAGATACGGAGGAGGTTGCAACTTTTTATGCACGCATGCTGGATCATGACTACACGACCAAGGATGcgttcaataataatttctttcatgATTGGCGGGAGGTGATGACTGAATCGGAACGCGCCAAGATTACCGATCTATTCAAGTGTAACTTTAAAGAGATGCACACATACTTCTTGCAAAAGAGCGAGGAACGCAAGGCCATGACGAAAGAGGAGAAGCAGaagattaaagaaaagaatgagGAAATTCAGAAGGAATACGGCTTCTGCACCATCGACGGTCACAAGGAGAAGATCGGTAATTTCAAGATTGAGCCGCCTGGCTTGTTCAGAGGTCGCGGCGAGCATCCTAAGATGGGCAAGTTAAAGAAGCGTGTAATACCAGAGGATGTGCTTATCAATTGTTCGAAAGACTCAAATATACCAAAACCGCCAACCGGCCACAAGTGGAAAGAGGTGCGACACGATCCCAACGTTACATGGCTCGCGTCTTGGACGGAGAATATTCAGGgtcaagtaaaatatgtgatGCTAAATCCGTCCAGCAAACTCAAGGGCGAAAAGGACTGGCAAAAGTACGAGACCGCGCGGAAATTGGCACAGTCGATCGACAAGATTCGTGCAGAGTATCGGGAGGATTGGAAGAGCAAAGAGATGCGTATTAGGCAGCGTGCTGTCGCCCTGTATTTTATCGACAAGCTGGCGCTCAGAGCCGGTAACGAAAAGGATGAAGATCAGGCGGATACCGTAGGTTGTTGCTCGTTGCGAGTAGAGCACATTCAGTTGCATGAGCAGAAGGACGGCAAGGAATACGTCGTTGTGTTTGATTTCTTAG GTAAAGATTCTATACGATATTACAACGAAGTGCCGGTGGAAAAGCGCGTCTTTAAGAACTTGCAACTCTTTATGGAGAATAAATCACCAGGAGATGATCTGTTCGATCGTCTCAATACTACTGTGATGAACAAACACTTGAACGAGTTAATGGAAGGTCTCACCGCCAAAGTGTTCAGAACTTACAACGCGTCATGGACGTTGCAGCAGCAACTTGATAAACTGACTGATCCGAACGACACGGAGGCGGAAAAGATTCTTTCGTACAATCGAGCTAATCGCGCGGTCGCTATATTATGTAATCATCAGCGTTCCGTGCCAAAAACGCACGCGAAATCCATGGAAAACCTCAAGGCTAAAATTGATGCGAAGAAAGAAGCGATAGCCGAGTGTGAGTTGCAAGTGAAGGACGCCAAACGGGATGCTAAACACGGCTCAGTGAAGGAGAAAGT AACAtatgaaaagaagaaaaaacaatTGGAAAGATTGAAGGAACAATTGACAAAGTTGGAAGTCCAGGCAACAGACCGAGAAGAAAACAAAGAGATCGCGTTAGGGACTTCTAAGCTGAACTATCTTGATCCAAGAATTTCCGTTGCATG GTGTAAGAAACATAATGTACCTATCGAGAAGATTTACAACAAGACTCAGA
- the Top1 gene encoding DNA topoisomerase 1 isoform X3: MKLSQDTEEVATFYARMLDHDYTTKDAFNNNFFHDWREVMTESERAKITDLFKCNFKEMHTYFLQKSEERKAMTKEEKQKIKEKNEEIQKEYGFCTIDGHKEKIGNFKIEPPGLFRGRGEHPKMGKLKKRVIPEDVLINCSKDSNIPKPPTGHKWKEVRHDPNVTWLASWTENIQGQVKYVMLNPSSKLKGEKDWQKYETARKLAQSIDKIRAEYREDWKSKEMRIRQRAVALYFIDKLALRAGNEKDEDQADTVGCCSLRVEHIQLHEQKDGKEYVVVFDFLGKDSIRYYNEVPVEKRVFKNLQLFMENKSPGDDLFDRLNTTVMNKHLNELMEGLTAKVFRTYNASWTLQQQLDKLTDPNDTEAEKILSYNRANRAVAILCNHQRSVPKTHAKSMENLKAKIDAKKEAIAECELQVKDAKRDAKHGSVKEKVTYEKKKKQLERLKEQLTKLEVQATDREENKEIALGTSKLNYLDPRISVAWCKKHNVPIEKIYNKTQRDKFRWAIDMAGPDYVF; the protein is encoded by the exons ATGAAGCTGAGTCAAGATACGGAGGAGGTTGCAACTTTTTATGCACGCATGCTGGATCATGACTACACGACCAAGGATGcgttcaataataatttctttcatgATTGGCGGGAGGTGATGACTGAATCGGAACGCGCCAAGATTACCGATCTATTCAAGTGTAACTTTAAAGAGATGCACACATACTTCTTGCAAAAGAGCGAGGAACGCAAGGCCATGACGAAAGAGGAGAAGCAGaagattaaagaaaagaatgagGAAATTCAGAAGGAATACGGCTTCTGCACCATCGACGGTCACAAGGAGAAGATCGGTAATTTCAAGATTGAGCCGCCTGGCTTGTTCAGAGGTCGCGGCGAGCATCCTAAGATGGGCAAGTTAAAGAAGCGTGTAATACCAGAGGATGTGCTTATCAATTGTTCGAAAGACTCAAATATACCAAAACCGCCAACCGGCCACAAGTGGAAAGAGGTGCGACACGATCCCAACGTTACATGGCTCGCGTCTTGGACGGAGAATATTCAGGgtcaagtaaaatatgtgatGCTAAATCCGTCCAGCAAACTCAAGGGCGAAAAGGACTGGCAAAAGTACGAGACCGCGCGGAAATTGGCACAGTCGATCGACAAGATTCGTGCAGAGTATCGGGAGGATTGGAAGAGCAAAGAGATGCGTATTAGGCAGCGTGCTGTCGCCCTGTATTTTATCGACAAGCTGGCGCTCAGAGCCGGTAACGAAAAGGATGAAGATCAGGCGGATACCGTAGGTTGTTGCTCGTTGCGAGTAGAGCACATTCAGTTGCATGAGCAGAAGGACGGCAAGGAATACGTCGTTGTGTTTGATTTCTTAG GTAAAGATTCTATACGATATTACAACGAAGTGCCGGTGGAAAAGCGCGTCTTTAAGAACTTGCAACTCTTTATGGAGAATAAATCACCAGGAGATGATCTGTTCGATCGTCTCAATACTACTGTGATGAACAAACACTTGAACGAGTTAATGGAAGGTCTCACCGCCAAAGTGTTCAGAACTTACAACGCGTCATGGACGTTGCAGCAGCAACTTGATAAACTGACTGATCCGAACGACACGGAGGCGGAAAAGATTCTTTCGTACAATCGAGCTAATCGCGCGGTCGCTATATTATGTAATCATCAGCGTTCCGTGCCAAAAACGCACGCGAAATCCATGGAAAACCTCAAGGCTAAAATTGATGCGAAGAAAGAAGCGATAGCCGAGTGTGAGTTGCAAGTGAAGGACGCCAAACGGGATGCTAAACACGGCTCAGTGAAGGAGAAAGT AACAtatgaaaagaagaaaaaacaatTGGAAAGATTGAAGGAACAATTGACAAAGTTGGAAGTCCAGGCAACAGACCGAGAAGAAAACAAAGAGATCGCGTTAGGGACTTCTAAGCTGAACTATCTTGATCCAAGAATTTCCGTTGCATG GTGTAAGAAACATAATGTACCTATCGAGAAGATTTACAACAAGACTCAGA
- the Rnmt gene encoding mRNA cap guanine-N(7) methyltransferase: MSALHVTETKGKIKEKQHKSNTEKICATTTTKAEILSETDKNIDLENSQSRKQKLLSDCEHVSKVGKHEIDEEAVSASTSVASDLTTSGSNEKSDDKSNIGKNVDNTALVADHYNMLEEKGLSYRNQSRIVYMRNFNNWIKSMLIHEYVVKLKQGKSFGASLRVLDMCCGKGGDLLKWKKANISHLICADIAQVSLEQCQQRYNDMVNRKSSKDRGFAPIFTAEFITADCTKVRLREKFTDPSMQLDFVSCQFAFHYSFESLPQAECMLRNAGESLKPGGYFIGTIPDAYDLVSRWQKCDGNKFGNDVYSVEFICDDKMKPPLFGAKYNFQLDGVVNCPEFLVHLPTLCKLASKYGLELMAFERFDAYYERFKDEGRSLLGNMQAFETYPPYHETPLLGDPEQDYQHAVRYMQNLPANHRKIGTLSQSEWEVTSLYAIFAFRKMKTIWNSEGKPEYVKL; encoded by the exons ATGTCAGCGCTACACGTGACGGAAACTAAGGGGAAGATTAAAGAGAAGCAGCATAAAag CAACACAGAAAAGATCTGTGCTACTACTACGACAAAGGCAGAAATCTTGTCAGAAAcggacaaaaatatagatttggAGAACTCTCAGAGTAGAAAGCAAAAATTGTTATCCGATTGCGAACATGTATCCAAAGTAGGCAAGCACGAAATTGACGAAGAGGCTGTATCTGCT AGCACAAGCGTCGCCTCAGATTTGACAACATCTGGAAGTAACGAAAAGAGCGACGATAAATCTAATATAGGCAAAAATGTTGACAATACAGCTTTGGTAGCTGATCATTACAATATGCTGGAAGAGAAAGGACTATCTTACAGAAATCAAAGTCGCAttgtatatatgagaaattttaacAACTGGATTAAAAGTATGCTTATAC atgaaTATGTAGTTAAGCTGAAACAAGGTAAGAGTTTTGGTGCTTCGCTAAGAGTGTTGGACATGTGCTGTGGAAAGGGAGGAGATCTTCTCAAGTGGAAAAAGGCTAATATCTCGCATCTTATCTGCGCGGATATAGCGCAAGTGTCATTGGAACAATGTCAGCAACGGTACAACGACATGGTGAATAGGAAAAGTTCTAAAGATAGAGGTTTTGCTCCTATTTTTACTGCAGAGTTTATAACGGCTGATTGTACAAAG GTTCGTTTGAGAGAAAAGTTTACGGATCCCAGTATGCAGTTGGACTTTGTCAGTTGCCAATTTGCGTTTCACTATAGCTTTGAGTCCCTACCGCAAGCGGAATGTATGCTTCGGAATGCTGGCGAGAGTCTCAAGCCTGGTGGCTATTTTATCGGAACCATTCCAGATGCATATGACCTggt ctcTAGATGGCAAAAGTGCGATGGTAATAAATTCGGCAACGATGTATATAGCGTCGAATTTATATGCGATGACAAGATGAAGCCGCCACTCTTTGGtgccaaatataattttcagctGGACGGCGTGGTTAATTGTCCGGAGTTTTTGGTGCATTTACCTACTTTGTGTAAATTGGCTTCGAAGTACGGTCTCGAGTTAATGGCGTTTGAAAG ATTTGACGCGTATTATGAACGTTTCAAAGACGAGGGCAGATCCCTTCTAGGGAATATGCAGGCATTTGAAACATATCCGCCATATCACGAAACACCTTTGCTCGGTGATCCAGAACAAGATTACCAACACGCTGTTCGATATATGCAGAATCTGCCCGCCAATCATCGCAAGATTGGCACACTCTCGCAATCAGAATGGGAAGTTACTT CATTATATGCAATCTTTGCTTTTCGAAAAATGAAGACTATCTGGAACAGCGAAGGAAAACCAGAGTATGTGAAGTTGTAA
- the Eif3b gene encoding eukaryotic translation initiation factor 3 subunit B: MAKKTQAEKAAQNEETAKGNDDPMNDDEEPNFSDPEGFVDDITDEELLGDILKQKPSETDGVESVIVVDNVPRVEPDKLEKLQSVINKVLGKFGTIVNQHYPMNDSDGKTKGYIFLEYNNHLNALTAVKSTNNYKIDKSHTFKVNLFTDFKKYEDIPENWEPPKAQPFKSASDLHYHLLEPDAYDQFCVLCGNGAGVSVQIWQNSAPEPTLLEERNRWTETYVKWSQLGTYLATFHKLGVALWGGPQFTQQARFSQRGVECIDFSPGERYLVTYTPRTDLGQDQKRLVIWDILSGQEKRSFFPDGSSVWPIFRWSHDDKYLARMGEDVLSVYETPSFGLLDKKSIKIPGIRDFSWSPTDNILAYWVPEDKDVPARVTLLEIPNRNEIRNKNLFNVADCKIFWQKSGDYLCVKVDRFAKRKEKTEQKYTGMSYNFEIFHMREKQIPVDSVEIKEPIHAFAWEPVGSKFAIIHGEIPSVNVSFYEVRYGHQPALLKRLEKKACNHLFWSPSGQFIVLAGLTTMAGALEFIDTNDFTIMNSTDHYQTSDVEWDPTGRYVVTAVSSWKTSVDNGYWIWTFQGRILKRVNLNAFNQLLWRPRPPTLLTAEQIKEIKKNLKKYSAQFESKDRMRLTRASKELIEKRCLLMKAFEEYRTKRIEEWNNQKKRRLELRCNIDTDELDSDSKNVEEEVVEFFVKEETFVIDDK; the protein is encoded by the exons ATGGCGAAGAAAACTCAGGCAGAGAAAGCGGCACAAAACGAAGAAACCGCTAAAGGTAACGACGATCCGATGAACGACGATGAGGAACCCAACTTCAGCGATCCTGAAGGCTTCGTAGATGATATTACCGATGAAG AGTTGCTTGGTGATATCTTGAAGCAGAAACCATCGGAAACAGACGGAGTAGAATCTGTAATTGTCGTGGATAATGTGCCTCGAGTGGAACCTGATAAATTGGAGAAGCTTCAGTCTGTTATTAATAAGGTGTTGGGGAAATTTGGTACAATTGTCAATCAGCATTATCCAATGAATGATAGTGACGGCAAAACTAAAGG GTACATTTTTCTAGAATACAACAATCATCTGAATGCTCTAACGGCTGTCAAATCCAccaacaattataaaatcgaCAAATCTCATACATTCAAAGTCAATCTCTTCACGGACTTCAAAAAGTATGAGGATATCCCCGAAAACTGGGAGCCGCCGAAAGCTCAGCCTTTCAAATCTGCCAGCGACTTACACTACCATCTGCTTGAACCAGATGCTTACGATCAGTTTTGCGTTCTCTGTGGCAATGGAGCGGGTGTATCGGTGCAAATATGGCAGAACTCTGCACCAGAGCCTACTTTACTAGAAGAACGCAAT CGCTGGACAGAAACTTACGTAAAATGGTCGCAGCTGGGCACATATCTAGCAACGTTCCACAAGCTAGGAGTCGCATTATGGGGCGGACCACAATTTACCCAGCAGGCCAGATTCAGCCAGCGAGGCGTCGAATGCATTGATTTTTCACCCGGCGAGCGTTATTTGGTCACCTATACCCCGCGTACCGATCTTGGACAAGACCAGAAGCGTCTAGTGATCTGGGATATTTTGTCAGGTCAAGAGAAACGGTCCTTCTTTCCTGACGGGTCTTCCGTCTGGCCGATCTTCCGCTGGTCGCATGACGATAAATATCTAGCGCGCATGGGAGAAGATGTCCTTAGCGTCTACGAGACTCCA TCATTTGGTCTACTGGATAAGAAGAGCATCAAGATACCAGGAATCAGAGATTTTAGTTGGTCTCCAACAGACAACATTCTCGCTTACTGGGTGCCAGAGGACAAGGACGTTCCAGCTAGGGTAACTTTGCTCGAAATCCCCAA CCGTAATGAAATACGAAATAAGAATCTGTTTAACGTGGCCGACTGCAAAATCTTTTGGCAAAAGTCTGGCGATTATCTGTGCGTAAAAGTCGATCGCTTTGCCAAGCGCAAGGAAAAAACGGAACAAAAGTACACG GGTATGTCGtacaattttgaaatcttCCAtatgagagagaaacagaTTCCCGTAGACAGCGTGGAAATAAAAGAGCCGATTCATGCTTTTGCGTGGGAGCCGGTCGGCAGCAAATTTGCCATCATCCATGGAGAAATACCAAGCGTGAATGTCAGCTTTTATGAAGTGCGATACGGTCATCAGCCGGCTCTTCTCA AGAGATTAGAAAAGAAAGCTTGTAATCATTTGTTTTGGTCACCCTCGGGTCAGTTCATCGTCCTAGCTGGACTAACAACGATGGCTGGTGCTCTGGAATTCATTGACACCAATGATTTTACTATTATGAATTCCACTGACCATTATCAAACTTCCGACGTGGAATGGGATCCTACCGGCAG ATACGTCGTCACAGCAGTTTCCAGTTGGAAGACCAGCGTTGACAATGGTTATTGGATATGGACGTTCCAGGGCCGTATTTTAAAGAGAGTTAATCTGAATGCGTTCAACCAACTGTTATGGCGACCGCGGCCACCAACCCTGCTCACTGCGGAACAGATCAAGGAGATCAAAAAGAACCTGAAGAAGTATTCGGCGCAGTTCGAAAGCAAAGATCGCATGCGATTGACACGCGCTTCAAAg GAATTAATTGAGAAGCGTTGCTTGTTGATGAAGGCGTTCGAAGAGTATCGTACGAAACGTATCGAAGAATGGAACAATCAGAAGAAACGTCGTCTTGAATTACGTTGCA ATATCGATACTGACGAGCTAGATTCCGATTCGAAGAACGTAGAAGAGGAAGTCGTGGAATTTTTTGTCAAGGAAGAAACGTTTGTGATtgacgataaataa